One region of Phaeobacter inhibens DSM 16374 genomic DNA includes:
- a CDS encoding SDR family NAD(P)-dependent oxidoreductase, giving the protein MTLPRTPSFRLDGKRALVTGASSGIGRACAVALAEAGAHVTIAARRIEPLEALVAEMQAADMQAEVMVLDVADIAATQAGISERITQNGAFDILVNSAGLARHSPASDTTEGDFDAVIDLNIKGAYFLTQAVAKGLMAAGKPGSLINISSQMAKVGGLDRAVYSATKHAVEGFTKSMAIEWGKSGIRVNTICPTFIVTPLTQSTFDRPERRAWIESKIQLGRIGEVEDIMGGVVYLASDASSLITGTALMIDGGWTAE; this is encoded by the coding sequence GTGACCCTGCCCCGCACCCCTTCCTTCCGTCTTGATGGCAAACGCGCGTTGGTGACCGGGGCCAGCTCCGGCATCGGCCGCGCCTGTGCCGTGGCCTTGGCAGAGGCCGGGGCCCATGTCACCATCGCTGCCCGTCGGATTGAGCCGCTGGAAGCGCTGGTCGCGGAGATGCAGGCAGCCGACATGCAGGCGGAGGTGATGGTTCTCGACGTCGCTGACATTGCCGCCACTCAGGCCGGCATCAGTGAGCGTATAACCCAAAATGGCGCCTTTGACATTCTGGTGAACTCCGCCGGGCTGGCGCGCCATAGCCCTGCCAGCGACACCACTGAGGGTGATTTCGACGCGGTGATCGACCTGAACATCAAGGGCGCCTATTTCCTGACCCAGGCAGTGGCCAAGGGGCTGATGGCGGCCGGCAAACCCGGTTCACTCATCAACATCAGCAGTCAGATGGCCAAGGTCGGCGGTCTGGACAGGGCCGTTTATTCTGCAACCAAACATGCGGTTGAGGGGTTCACAAAATCCATGGCCATCGAATGGGGGAAATCGGGTATCCGGGTAAATACCATCTGCCCGACTTTCATTGTGACGCCACTCACGCAGTCCACCTTTGACCGTCCGGAACGCAGGGCCTGGATCGAAAGCAAAATCCAGCTTGGCCGCATCGGTGAGGTTGAGGATATCATGGGTGGCGTGGTCTATCTGGCCTCTGACGCCTCGTCCCTGATCACTGGCACCGCGCTGATGATCGATGGCGGATGGACCGCAGAATGA
- a CDS encoding methyl-accepting chemotaxis protein, protein MTRPELSITANKSHEGDLQYLTSRAQENLLLSRIYVEKYFLSRDRAHFEEANAYISAAIDSLPRVVVLSSTQEEKDLAESASEEIALFQEQLAEIQVAITQVDEISARYLDKIGPEMQNSFERLAESIVATQNELGPNGQAIVDRMFVLVPVVGLLCTAIAVLLSVTVGRWIVVPLRQAIKTTNRLAQGKTDVDIVGAEQRHELGQLAQALVVFRQAHLDRDRIAQERENRAREEQADVVNALSEGLELLADGTLSARINETFPEEYDALRVNFNAAMEKLQAAIQSVVSSTESIRSGASEINQSSSELSMRTETQAATLAQTAAALATLTDTVQSTASGAEKANAYASETKRSAEESGEVLEQTISAMAEIRESSEKISQIISVINDIAFQTNLLALNAGVEAARAGEAGRGFAVVASEVRALAQRASSASDEIEGLISNSSQHVQDGVSLVEKTFGSLKQMIEKITSVNGLVEEIAGATKEQSTGISEINTAITQLDGVTQQNAAMVEETTAAAQMLDTDANTLNGLTAVFSLTDGAGARFRRKDEADGDKGSIFAFPEGNLASAG, encoded by the coding sequence GTGACAAGACCAGAGCTCAGCATTACCGCGAACAAAAGCCATGAAGGCGATCTTCAGTACCTGACGTCTCGTGCTCAGGAAAACCTGTTGCTCAGCCGGATCTACGTCGAAAAATACTTCCTTTCGAGAGACAGAGCCCATTTCGAGGAGGCAAACGCCTATATCTCTGCCGCGATAGATAGTCTGCCGCGCGTTGTGGTGTTGTCCAGCACTCAGGAAGAGAAAGATCTGGCAGAGTCAGCGAGTGAGGAAATTGCGCTGTTCCAGGAGCAACTTGCGGAGATTCAGGTGGCAATCACCCAGGTCGATGAGATCAGTGCGCGGTATCTGGATAAGATCGGCCCTGAGATGCAAAACAGCTTTGAGCGGCTCGCTGAATCCATTGTTGCAACGCAAAATGAACTTGGCCCCAATGGCCAGGCAATTGTCGACCGGATGTTCGTGTTGGTGCCCGTCGTTGGTTTGTTGTGCACGGCTATTGCTGTTCTCTTGTCGGTGACAGTCGGACGCTGGATTGTTGTGCCGCTTCGTCAGGCCATCAAGACAACCAACCGCCTTGCTCAGGGTAAAACAGACGTGGATATTGTCGGTGCGGAGCAACGCCATGAACTTGGCCAACTGGCACAGGCGTTGGTGGTGTTCCGTCAAGCACACCTTGATCGGGATCGTATTGCGCAAGAGCGCGAAAACCGCGCCCGGGAAGAGCAGGCCGATGTCGTTAACGCCCTGAGTGAGGGGCTCGAACTGCTGGCCGATGGCACGCTTTCCGCGCGGATCAATGAAACCTTCCCTGAGGAATACGATGCACTGAGGGTGAATTTCAACGCGGCTATGGAGAAGCTGCAGGCGGCTATTCAGTCGGTGGTGTCCAGCACTGAGAGCATTCGATCCGGTGCATCTGAAATCAACCAGTCGTCTAGTGAGCTGTCGATGCGGACCGAAACGCAGGCTGCGACGCTGGCACAGACGGCGGCCGCGCTCGCCACTCTGACTGATACCGTGCAATCCACCGCGTCAGGTGCCGAAAAGGCGAATGCCTATGCCAGTGAGACCAAACGAAGCGCCGAAGAAAGCGGAGAGGTGCTGGAACAAACGATCTCGGCGATGGCTGAAATTCGTGAATCGTCAGAGAAGATTTCTCAAATTATCAGCGTCATCAATGATATCGCCTTCCAGACCAATCTGCTGGCACTGAATGCCGGCGTCGAGGCCGCGCGGGCAGGCGAAGCGGGGCGCGGGTTTGCGGTTGTGGCCTCAGAGGTAAGGGCGCTGGCACAGCGGGCCTCGTCTGCTTCGGATGAGATCGAAGGGTTGATTTCCAACAGCTCTCAACATGTTCAGGACGGCGTGTCCTTGGTTGAAAAAACTTTTGGCTCCCTGAAACAGATGATTGAGAAGATCACCAGTGTGAACGGTCTGGTGGAAGAAATTGCAGGGGCGACGAAAGAACAGTCGACCGGGATTTCTGAAATCAACACGGCGATCACCCAACTGGATGGCGTCACGCAGCAGAACGCAGCCATGGTTGAAGAGACCACGGCGGCCGCTCAGATGCTGGACACGGATGCCAATACGCTCAATGGCCTGACTGCGGTTTTCTCGCTCACAGATGGGGCCGGCGCACGGTTCCGTCGCAAGGATGAAGCGGATGGAGACAAGGGCAGCATCTTCGCATTCCCCGAGGGAAATCTGGCAAGCGCGGGGTAA
- a CDS encoding cobalamin-independent methionine synthase II family protein, producing the protein MVKTTHVGSLPRSQDVVDFIFARERQQSFDQADFDACMRAAVSDTVKKQVAAGIDIVSDGETSKISYATYVKDRYTGFSGDSPRNAPADLKMFPGFLKRLADDGGTPQYARPMCTGEVRSKGQGELEKDIANLKSAMAEHGADRGFMNAASPGVISLFLQNDHYPTREAYLAALADAMKTEYETIAGAGLDLQLDCPDLALSRHMLFTELSDDEFVKVAQMHVEALNHALSDVPAEKVRVHICWGNYEGPHCCDISMEKVFAPLMATKARYVLFETSNPRHAHEWTVFRDHKAQIPDDKVLVPGVVDTTTNFVEHPEVVAQRIERFTDILGQDRVIAGSDCGFGTFAGFGAVDPDIAYAKLSALSEGAKLAAERA; encoded by the coding sequence ATGGTCAAGACAACACACGTAGGCTCGCTCCCCCGCTCGCAAGACGTGGTCGATTTCATCTTCGCCCGCGAGCGGCAGCAGTCATTTGATCAGGCGGATTTTGATGCCTGCATGCGCGCCGCGGTCAGCGATACGGTCAAAAAACAGGTTGCGGCCGGCATTGATATCGTGAGCGACGGTGAGACCTCCAAAATCTCCTATGCGACCTACGTAAAGGACCGTTACACAGGGTTTTCCGGCGACAGCCCGCGCAATGCGCCTGCTGATCTGAAGATGTTTCCCGGTTTCCTGAAGCGTCTCGCTGACGATGGCGGCACCCCGCAATATGCCCGTCCCATGTGCACCGGAGAGGTCCGCTCCAAAGGTCAGGGAGAGTTGGAGAAAGATATCGCCAATCTGAAATCTGCGATGGCAGAGCATGGCGCAGATCGCGGGTTCATGAATGCCGCGTCTCCCGGTGTCATATCGCTGTTTCTGCAGAACGACCACTACCCCACGCGCGAAGCCTACCTCGCCGCCCTCGCCGATGCGATGAAAACCGAATACGAAACCATCGCCGGTGCCGGGCTCGACCTGCAACTGGATTGCCCGGATCTGGCGCTGTCGCGTCACATGCTGTTCACGGAATTGAGCGACGATGAGTTTGTAAAAGTCGCCCAAATGCATGTCGAAGCGTTGAACCACGCACTGTCCGACGTGCCCGCCGAGAAGGTCCGCGTGCATATCTGCTGGGGCAACTACGAGGGGCCACATTGCTGCGACATCTCAATGGAGAAGGTCTTTGCCCCCCTGATGGCAACCAAGGCACGCTATGTGCTTTTTGAAACCTCCAATCCCCGGCACGCCCACGAATGGACGGTGTTCCGCGACCACAAGGCGCAGATCCCCGATGACAAAGTGCTGGTGCCCGGCGTGGTTGATACCACCACCAATTTTGTTGAACACCCGGAGGTCGTTGCCCAGCGTATTGAGCGGTTTACCGATATTCTGGGTCAGGACCGGGTGATCGCCGGATCTGATTGTGGCTTTGGCACCTTTGCCGGATTTGGTGCGGTTGACCCCGATATCGCCTATGCCAAACTCTCGGCCCTATCCGAAGGTGCAAAACTCGCGGCAGAGCGCGCGTGA
- a CDS encoding RraA family protein: protein MTPTLLDLLRQVDTPTVCNAIEVAEGKRGFNAFTRGTMLASAPEAGAMVGYARTARISALAPPTEPPEVIKARRMDYYRHMASGPRPAVTVVEDVDFPNCIGAYWGEINTTVHKGFGISGALTNGVMRDLGDLPEGFPVIAGSIGPSHGFVHVKEIATPVTVFDLQIRDGDLVHADRHGALVIPPAVLPHLEGAIRKLLETEKLVLDPARKEGFDFEAFETAWSAFEAART, encoded by the coding sequence ATGACCCCAACACTTCTGGACCTGCTGCGCCAAGTCGATACCCCGACCGTCTGCAACGCGATTGAGGTCGCCGAAGGCAAACGTGGCTTCAATGCCTTCACCCGCGGCACCATGCTGGCCTCAGCACCCGAGGCAGGCGCAATGGTCGGCTACGCCCGGACCGCCAGGATCTCGGCTCTGGCGCCCCCGACTGAGCCGCCCGAGGTGATCAAGGCGCGACGCATGGACTACTACCGCCATATGGCCAGCGGCCCCCGCCCCGCCGTGACGGTGGTTGAGGATGTCGATTTCCCCAACTGCATTGGCGCCTATTGGGGCGAGATCAACACCACCGTACACAAAGGCTTCGGTATCAGCGGCGCTTTGACCAACGGGGTAATGCGTGATCTGGGCGACCTGCCTGAGGGCTTTCCTGTGATTGCTGGATCAATCGGCCCCTCTCATGGCTTCGTGCATGTGAAAGAGATCGCAACGCCGGTCACTGTCTTTGATCTCCAGATCAGGGATGGCGATCTGGTTCATGCCGATCGTCACGGCGCGCTGGTCATCCCACCAGCGGTTCTGCCGCATCTTGAGGGCGCAATCCGCAAGTTGCTGGAGACTGAAAAACTGGTGCTGGATCCCGCCCGTAAAGAGGGGTTCGATTTTGAGGCATTCGAGACCGCCTGGAGTGCCTTTGAAGCCGCGCGCACCTGA
- a CDS encoding ester cyclase, translated as MMDHPSAHKALLSPLFSAMRDFSADPVQSAMTALFSAQAEIHLCHPLGDMRGPDALYQTAYAPLLRAMPDLERRDWIVMAGETSQGEQWLGAGGHYIGTFMAPWLDIPPTGHIAHMRYHEFYRISDGKIVEMQAIWDLPELMMQAGAWPMAPSLGREFFVPGPATQDGFVRGPWDRDQATASCDHIVDMLAHLTRHPAQGGPEVMEMERFWHSRFNWYGPAGIGTARGVSGFRNWHQIPFLNAMPDRGAKDETLDFHFFGDGDYAAVTGWPNMRQSLTSDGWLGLPPTGQMIDLRSLDFWRLENGLIRENWVLVDLLDLYAQLGVDVMARLREFNKARNPGPIPQIGDRP; from the coding sequence ATGATGGACCACCCTAGCGCCCATAAGGCCCTGTTATCTCCGCTGTTCTCGGCGATGCGCGATTTTTCGGCGGACCCGGTGCAGAGCGCAATGACAGCGCTTTTTTCTGCCCAAGCTGAGATCCATCTTTGCCACCCTCTTGGTGATATGCGCGGCCCGGATGCGCTGTATCAGACGGCCTATGCCCCCTTGTTGCGGGCGATGCCGGATCTGGAACGGCGCGACTGGATCGTGATGGCTGGCGAAACCTCCCAAGGAGAGCAGTGGCTGGGGGCTGGCGGTCATTATATCGGAACCTTCATGGCGCCGTGGCTGGACATTCCCCCAACCGGGCACATCGCCCATATGCGGTACCACGAATTCTATCGCATCTCAGATGGCAAAATCGTCGAGATGCAGGCAATATGGGACCTCCCGGAGCTGATGATGCAGGCCGGTGCCTGGCCCATGGCGCCCTCACTCGGGCGGGAGTTTTTTGTCCCCGGACCCGCCACACAGGACGGGTTTGTTCGCGGCCCATGGGACCGGGATCAGGCGACGGCGTCCTGTGATCATATCGTGGACATGCTGGCCCACCTGACGCGCCACCCAGCGCAGGGTGGCCCGGAGGTGATGGAGATGGAACGCTTCTGGCATTCACGTTTCAACTGGTATGGCCCAGCCGGGATTGGGACTGCGCGCGGTGTTTCGGGCTTTCGCAACTGGCATCAGATCCCCTTTCTGAACGCGATGCCAGATCGTGGCGCCAAGGATGAGACGCTGGATTTCCATTTCTTTGGCGATGGCGATTATGCCGCTGTTACCGGCTGGCCAAACATGCGCCAGAGTCTGACATCGGATGGCTGGCTGGGGCTCCCGCCCACCGGCCAGATGATTGACCTGCGCAGTCTTGATTTCTGGCGGCTGGAGAATGGGTTGATCCGGGAAAACTGGGTTTTGGTCGATCTGCTTGACCTCTATGCACAGCTTGGCGTTGACGTGATGGCCCGACTGCGCGAGTTCAACAAAGCCCGCAATCCGGGCCCCATCCCACAAATCGGAGATCGCCCGTGA
- a CDS encoding alpha/beta fold hydrolase, translating to MTPLLLLPGMMCDARLFQPQVAALSGHVPLMTAPIGQGDSMAALAQAILEIAPPQFAVAGLSMGGILAMEIIRQAPERILGAALMDTNPRAEAPEVQARREPQIAAARAGRLEQVMREEMKPNYLTDGPNRAQILDLCMAMALDLGPEVFVNQSKALRDRPDQCDTLRQFDRPTLVLCGREDSLCPPHRHELMHDLLPQSHLEILDGTGHLPTLETPDQTTAALRRWLESL from the coding sequence GTGACACCGCTCCTGCTGCTCCCCGGCATGATGTGCGACGCGCGACTGTTCCAGCCGCAGGTCGCAGCATTGTCGGGTCATGTCCCATTGATGACCGCCCCTATCGGGCAGGGCGACAGCATGGCGGCCCTTGCACAGGCGATACTGGAGATTGCCCCCCCACAGTTTGCCGTTGCAGGGCTGTCCATGGGGGGCATCCTCGCGATGGAGATAATCCGGCAAGCCCCGGAGCGCATCCTCGGCGCTGCTCTGATGGACACCAACCCGCGGGCCGAAGCGCCCGAAGTGCAGGCCCGCAGAGAGCCGCAGATAGCAGCGGCACGCGCCGGACGACTGGAACAGGTGATGCGCGAGGAGATGAAGCCCAACTATCTGACCGATGGACCAAACCGGGCTCAGATCCTTGATCTCTGCATGGCGATGGCGCTTGATCTGGGGCCGGAGGTGTTCGTCAACCAGTCCAAGGCGCTGCGGGATCGCCCTGATCAATGCGACACGTTGCGCCAGTTCGACCGACCTACGCTGGTGCTCTGCGGGCGAGAGGACTCGCTCTGCCCGCCGCACCGCCATGAATTGATGCACGACCTGCTGCCGCAGAGCCACCTGGAAATCCTCGATGGGACCGGTCATCTTCCGACGCTGGAAACCCCTGACCAAACCACAGCGGCCCTTCGTCGCTGGCTGGAGAGCTTATGA
- a CDS encoding cupin domain-containing protein, with translation MSTIQNRIVRYGELRPCKTAFIDAHTPGSDQKENFTIIGGGVSESPDQHVHITDQIGFNIGAAGQPPKCRNSLHSHTTAEVFFVLKGRWRFFWGRHGDAGEFVAEEGDIFNIPTGIFRGFENIGTDYGMIMAVLGGDDAGGGVTWAPQVIEDARDHGLVLGENGVLYDSKKGVSLPDGINPMPLLSEEELAAFPEVPVEAVVRDYVARYWDLMALARDKPAKVIGADALLKDKPGFCVDFLTRGSLPADMHSHDQHTVLMPVRGHWRLRWEGGETTLNPGDTALIKAGETHSLEPSMTGEASLYRVTATDDPAGATWTGN, from the coding sequence ATGAGCACCATTCAAAACCGCATCGTCCGCTACGGTGAGCTGCGCCCCTGCAAGACTGCCTTCATCGACGCCCACACCCCCGGCTCCGACCAGAAGGAAAACTTCACCATCATCGGCGGCGGCGTTTCCGAAAGCCCGGACCAGCATGTCCATATCACCGACCAGATCGGCTTCAACATTGGCGCCGCAGGCCAGCCGCCGAAATGCCGCAACTCGCTGCACAGTCACACAACCGCCGAAGTCTTCTTCGTGCTGAAGGGGCGTTGGCGCTTCTTCTGGGGCCGTCACGGGGATGCCGGTGAATTTGTCGCCGAGGAAGGCGATATCTTCAACATCCCCACTGGCATCTTCCGCGGGTTTGAGAACATTGGCACCGACTACGGGATGATCATGGCCGTGCTGGGCGGTGATGATGCCGGCGGCGGCGTCACCTGGGCCCCTCAGGTGATTGAGGACGCCCGCGACCACGGGCTGGTTCTGGGTGAAAACGGCGTGCTCTACGACAGCAAGAAAGGGGTATCCCTGCCCGACGGCATAAACCCGATGCCCTTGCTGAGCGAGGAGGAGCTGGCTGCATTCCCGGAGGTCCCCGTTGAGGCGGTGGTCCGTGACTATGTGGCGCGGTACTGGGATCTGATGGCGTTGGCCCGCGACAAACCGGCCAAGGTGATCGGTGCAGATGCGCTCCTCAAGGACAAGCCCGGTTTCTGCGTCGATTTCCTGACCCGCGGCTCCTTGCCTGCTGACATGCACAGCCATGATCAGCACACTGTGTTGATGCCGGTGCGCGGCCACTGGCGGCTGCGTTGGGAAGGGGGCGAAACAACCCTTAATCCCGGCGACACTGCATTGATCAAGGCGGGTGAGACCCACAGCCTGGAACCGTCCATGACCGGTGAGGCAAGCCTCTACCGGGTCACCGCCACCGATGATCCGGCCGGCGCGACCTGGACCGGCAACTAA
- a CDS encoding nuclear transport factor 2 family protein, producing MKGFDPKFKDFPDYIVGITKEIWEDRGISTLHEYYAPEIVVRMPGAVSTGNQGVIGATMATLAEFPDRTLLGEDVIWSGTPEQGMLSSHRIMSTATHLGDGAFGKATGTKLKYRILADCHARNNAIDDEWLIRDNGAIVRQMGWEPEGFVRDLITREGGPERAVKPLTPTTDQPGPYQGTGNDNEWGQRHADLLIRMMAADMGAVEDTYDRAVQTEYPGGMTGHGRAAVDQFWMSLRASLPSATFTIHHQIGRSDTNMPPRSAVRWSLHGKHDGWGALGTPTGADIYVLGISHAEWGELIGGDIRLRREWTLFDETAIWKQILLQTGDL from the coding sequence ATGAAGGGTTTTGATCCCAAATTCAAAGACTTCCCCGATTACATTGTCGGCATCACCAAAGAGATCTGGGAAGACCGGGGTATTTCCACCCTGCATGAGTATTATGCGCCCGAGATCGTTGTCAGAATGCCCGGAGCGGTCTCGACCGGAAATCAGGGCGTGATCGGTGCCACAATGGCAACCCTCGCCGAATTCCCCGACCGCACCCTGCTGGGCGAGGATGTGATCTGGTCCGGCACCCCGGAGCAGGGCATGCTGTCGAGCCACCGGATCATGTCTACGGCGACACATCTTGGCGACGGGGCTTTCGGCAAGGCGACGGGAACCAAGCTGAAATACCGGATCCTCGCCGACTGCCACGCCAGAAACAATGCCATCGATGACGAATGGCTCATCCGCGACAATGGCGCGATCGTGCGGCAAATGGGCTGGGAGCCGGAGGGTTTTGTCCGCGATCTGATCACTCGCGAAGGCGGTCCGGAACGGGCCGTGAAGCCACTAACGCCCACGACTGACCAGCCCGGACCCTATCAGGGCACAGGTAATGATAACGAATGGGGGCAACGCCATGCTGACCTGCTGATCCGCATGATGGCGGCTGATATGGGTGCGGTAGAGGATACCTATGATCGCGCGGTGCAGACTGAATACCCCGGTGGCATGACCGGCCATGGCCGCGCTGCGGTCGATCAGTTCTGGATGTCGCTACGCGCCTCCCTGCCCTCTGCAACCTTCACCATTCATCACCAGATTGGCCGCTCCGACACCAATATGCCGCCCCGCTCAGCCGTGCGTTGGAGCCTGCATGGCAAACATGATGGCTGGGGCGCGCTTGGAACGCCTACCGGCGCCGATATCTACGTGCTGGGCATCAGCCACGCCGAATGGGGTGAACTGATCGGCGGCGACATCCGGTTGCGGCGCGAATGGACCCTGTTTGACGAAACCGCGATCTGGAAACAGATCCTGCTACAGACAGGCGACCTCTGA
- a CDS encoding LacI family DNA-binding transcriptional regulator, with protein MTAAKITSADVARLAGVSQSAVSRVFTPGASASKKTVDKVRAAAESLGYRPNSLARAMVSGRSRIIGLVVAYLENHFYPEALEKLSNALQERGYHVLMFMAPNTAHSIDNVIEEILDYQVDGIIAASVAMSSELSDRCRAAGVPMVLFNRSQDDPSMSAVTSDNYAGGRKVAEFLLAAGHRKIGYIAGWEGASTQRDRETGFCERLAEDGLTLHARGVGNFKMETAAEATRQMFTGDRPDAVFVGNDHMAFAVMDVLRSELGLCVPGDVSVVGYDDVPTAAWPAYDMTTVRQPANRMVSATVDILLNEINGAPQRPRRIAIDGPLIVRGSARIPEGWKNEGF; from the coding sequence ATGACCGCCGCAAAGATCACCTCTGCCGATGTGGCGCGGCTTGCGGGCGTATCGCAATCCGCTGTCAGCCGGGTCTTCACCCCCGGAGCCTCCGCCTCGAAAAAAACCGTGGACAAGGTGCGCGCGGCAGCGGAATCCCTCGGCTACAGACCGAACTCGCTGGCCCGGGCCATGGTTTCCGGTCGCTCGCGTATTATCGGGTTGGTGGTGGCCTATCTGGAGAACCATTTCTACCCGGAGGCTCTGGAAAAACTGTCCAACGCGCTTCAGGAACGCGGCTATCACGTATTGATGTTCATGGCCCCCAACACGGCCCACAGCATCGACAATGTGATTGAAGAAATCCTCGACTATCAAGTTGACGGCATTATCGCAGCCTCGGTTGCCATGTCGTCGGAACTGTCAGATCGCTGCCGCGCCGCCGGTGTGCCGATGGTGCTGTTCAACCGGTCGCAAGATGACCCGAGCATGTCAGCCGTCACATCGGATAACTATGCAGGCGGGCGCAAGGTCGCTGAGTTTCTGCTGGCCGCTGGGCATCGTAAGATCGGCTATATCGCGGGTTGGGAAGGCGCCTCGACCCAGCGCGACCGCGAAACGGGGTTTTGCGAGCGACTGGCCGAGGATGGGCTGACATTGCATGCCCGTGGCGTGGGCAACTTCAAGATGGAAACCGCCGCCGAAGCCACCCGCCAGATGTTCACCGGCGACCGCCCGGATGCGGTGTTTGTGGGCAATGATCACATGGCCTTTGCGGTGATGGATGTGCTGCGTTCCGAACTGGGGCTTTGCGTGCCGGGGGATGTTTCTGTGGTGGGATATGACGATGTGCCCACCGCCGCCTGGCCAGCCTATGACATGACCACAGTTCGTCAGCCCGCCAATCGCATGGTTTCGGCCACGGTGGATATTCTGCTGAACGAAATCAACGGCGCGCCGCAGAGGCCGCGCCGTATTGCCATTGATGGCCCATTGATTGTTCGCGGCTCTGCCCGCATTCCCGAAGGATGGAAAAATGAAGGGTTTTGA